A region of Candidatus Neomarinimicrobiota bacterium DNA encodes the following proteins:
- a CDS encoding YjgP/YjgQ family permease, with product MKKLDIYLMRQFLTILCLTLIGFVLLILVVDVIENMDKFIDNKVPISIVVNYYLNSLPWYVNIGLPMSMLISSVFSVGTIAQRNELIAMKSSGISLYRIALPILIVAFFISILSFQFDNGIVSRGHEKRFNIEKEYMTSRSKKRKKSVMHNIFLQKKERVHIAIEKYQVNLYKAEGVSFFVLEDAIVRTRIDAKSMTWNDSSHTWNIASYSLREFDGSGQEKSVVISKQDTTIFLDVTPQDILQKSKSTEEMNFDELSTRIEKLNENGVNTRRWEVDRNFKVSFAFTNLIIVLFGIPLVTMRPKGGLTFGAGMGILVIFVYYAFIKFGLSLGYKGMMNPLTAAWLGNIVFCAGGIGLLLLVRK from the coding sequence ATGAAAAAACTAGATATATATCTCATGCGTCAGTTCCTAACCATTCTATGTTTAACACTTATAGGATTCGTTCTGCTGATCCTTGTTGTGGATGTCATAGAAAATATGGACAAGTTTATTGATAATAAAGTTCCCATTTCAATTGTAGTAAACTACTATCTCAATTCGCTTCCGTGGTATGTTAATATCGGTTTGCCGATGTCTATGCTAATTTCTTCTGTCTTTAGCGTTGGAACAATCGCTCAGCGTAACGAATTAATTGCAATGAAATCATCGGGGATTAGTTTGTACAGGATTGCTTTACCCATTCTTATCGTGGCATTTTTTATAAGTATTCTGTCCTTCCAATTTGATAATGGAATTGTTAGCCGTGGGCATGAAAAACGTTTCAATATCGAAAAAGAATACATGACATCCCGCAGTAAAAAGAGGAAAAAAAGTGTCATGCATAATATATTTCTTCAAAAGAAAGAACGGGTTCATATTGCAATAGAAAAATATCAAGTCAACTTATATAAAGCGGAAGGTGTATCCTTTTTTGTGTTAGAAGATGCAATCGTCCGAACAAGGATAGATGCAAAATCTATGACTTGGAATGATTCGTCACACACGTGGAATATTGCATCTTATTCCTTAAGGGAATTTGACGGTTCAGGGCAAGAAAAAAGCGTGGTTATCTCAAAACAGGATACCACGATATTTTTAGATGTTACTCCTCAAGATATTCTTCAGAAATCTAAATCGACAGAAGAAATGAATTTTGATGAACTCAGCACACGGATAGAAAAATTAAATGAAAATGGTGTTAATACACGACGTTGGGAAGTTGACCGCAATTTTAAAGTGTCTTTTGCATTCACAAACTTGATCATTGTTCTATTTGGAATTCCGCTTGTAACTATGAGACCAAAGGGTGGGCTTACTTTTGGTGCCGGTATGGGGATTTTGGTGATTTTTGTATATTACGCCTTTATCAAGTTTGGACTTTCACTCGGGTATAAAGGAATGATGAACCCTTTAACTGCTGCTTGGCTTGGTAATATAGTATTTTGTGCCGGTGGAATCGGGTTACTCTTGCTCGTTAGGAAGTGA
- the traF gene encoding conjugal transfer protein TraF encodes MTNKFLIFVVGFGLVLGQAKRDPRAVALVGSYTTIADGIFSVGYNPALLAYQKDKPFQLQVFGTDFGFAGNYISLENLNALSGDTIQQNQKDQLFRYLDNAGGLTFFTDVHLPLPLMNYSSGNMAITTNMMIMGDFKIPTGLLRFILEGNANNPSIDMTMKYEVMGVNEFGFSFAVPFDAFSFGVTAKYLQGLFYLGVDPDSSKASLETSVLAMYGSGSYLLRQGIGGSGLGLDLGFITSEVNGWRVGLSVINAVGSITWNKPSIMKDILAGSDNIYGNEDDLFHFTWGGEILNDSMAIKYTYNIDSISATSLSSDSLFTSESKLVKNIDADGKLKDFIINYPATFRIGVSKRTDDYIISSDLVAGFEDRFFAHQGWRWSVGLELHRFPAVPLRIGFAWGGSDLLELGLGFGIHKGPIMFDMGFAFRNGLWIHTMKGFNLSTGLTITGFGGRSSVKETLSGPAPPVEEQEDKPLDGSEDASEEPSVSEESLPNEQE; translated from the coding sequence ATGACCAATAAATTCCTGATATTCGTTGTGGGTTTTGGCTTGGTTTTAGGGCAAGCAAAGCGGGATCCACGAGCTGTTGCCTTAGTAGGATCTTATACGACCATTGCCGATGGAATATTTTCTGTTGGATACAATCCAGCATTGTTAGCTTACCAAAAAGATAAACCATTTCAGCTTCAAGTTTTTGGAACTGATTTTGGTTTTGCCGGGAATTATATTTCTTTAGAAAATTTAAATGCATTAAGTGGTGATACCATCCAACAAAACCAGAAGGACCAGTTGTTCCGATATCTCGATAACGCAGGTGGGCTCACCTTTTTTACAGATGTGCACTTACCATTACCATTAATGAATTATTCATCCGGGAATATGGCTATTACAACGAATATGATGATTATGGGAGATTTTAAAATTCCGACAGGACTTTTACGATTTATCCTCGAAGGTAATGCCAATAATCCTTCGATTGATATGACAATGAAATATGAAGTAATGGGAGTCAACGAATTCGGGTTTTCATTTGCGGTACCATTTGATGCTTTTTCTTTTGGAGTTACGGCAAAATATTTACAAGGCTTGTTTTACCTCGGCGTAGATCCTGATTCCAGTAAGGCGAGCCTCGAGACAAGCGTTTTAGCTATGTATGGTTCCGGGAGTTATCTTTTGAGACAAGGAATCGGTGGAAGCGGATTAGGTCTTGATCTGGGATTTATCACGAGCGAAGTCAACGGCTGGAGGGTAGGTTTATCTGTTATTAATGCAGTTGGGAGTATTACTTGGAATAAACCCAGTATTATGAAGGATATTTTAGCAGGTTCCGATAATATTTACGGGAATGAAGATGATTTGTTTCATTTCACTTGGGGTGGGGAAATTTTAAATGATAGCATGGCCATTAAATATACCTACAATATTGATTCGATAAGTGCTACAAGTTTGAGTTCAGACTCACTATTTACCAGCGAATCAAAATTGGTAAAAAACATAGATGCTGACGGAAAGCTCAAGGATTTTATCATAAATTATCCGGCTACTTTTAGAATTGGCGTATCAAAACGTACGGATGATTATATCATTTCATCTGATTTGGTTGCAGGATTTGAAGATCGTTTCTTCGCACATCAGGGCTGGCGATGGTCAGTAGGTCTTGAATTACATCGTTTTCCGGCGGTTCCCCTTAGAATTGGTTTTGCTTGGGGTGGCTCAGATTTGTTAGAATTAGGGCTGGGATTCGGTATTCATAAGGGTCCCATCATGTTTGATATGGGTTTTGCCTTTAGGAATGGACTTTGGATTCATACTATGAAAGGGTTCAATCTTTCAACGGGACTTACAATTACCGGCTTTGGAGGGCGGTCTTCTGTAAAAGAAACACTATCAGGACCAGCGCCACCGGTGGAAGAACAAGAAGATAAACCATTAGATGGAAGTGAAGATGCATCTGAAGAGCCCAGCGTATCAGAAGAGTCACTTCCTAACGAGCAAGAGTAA
- a CDS encoding adenosylhomocysteinase: MAEVEMTSEENLSYKVKDISLADWGRKEITLAEAEMPGLIAIRKEYGPSKPLDGARIAGCLHMTIQTAVLIETLVELGADVSWSSCNIFSTQDHAAAAIAATGVPVFAWKGMTEEEFNWCIEQTLFAFEGGKPLNLILDDGGDLTNMALDEFPELVDGINGLSEETTTGVHRLQERVKNGTLPMPAINVNDSVTKSKFDNKYGCKESLVDAIRRSTDVMLAGKVAIVAGYGDVGKGSAASLRGAGARVIITEIDPICALQASMDGFSVKRMETAIPEADIVVTATGNKDIIEGSHFEAMKDKTIVCNIGHFDNEIDIAWLNENHGDTKDTIKPQVDKYTINGKDVIVLAEGRLVNLGCATGHPSFVMSNSFSNQTLAQIELWTNREQYGNEVYVLPKHLDEKVAALHLDKLGVELTELRKDQADYIGVPEKGPFKSDEYRY, encoded by the coding sequence ATGGCGGAAGTAGAAATGACAAGTGAAGAGAATCTTTCTTATAAAGTAAAAGATATTTCTTTGGCCGATTGGGGCCGTAAAGAAATCACTCTTGCCGAAGCTGAAATGCCCGGTTTAATTGCAATCCGAAAAGAATACGGTCCATCCAAACCGTTAGATGGCGCACGCATTGCTGGTTGTTTGCATATGACAATCCAAACTGCGGTTTTAATTGAAACTTTGGTTGAACTTGGCGCCGATGTGTCTTGGTCTTCCTGCAACATTTTTTCGACGCAAGATCACGCCGCCGCGGCCATCGCAGCCACTGGGGTACCCGTATTTGCTTGGAAAGGAATGACAGAAGAGGAATTTAACTGGTGCATCGAACAAACATTATTTGCCTTTGAAGGTGGCAAACCGCTCAATTTGATTCTGGATGATGGCGGAGATTTGACCAATATGGCGTTGGATGAATTTCCAGAGTTAGTGGATGGAATAAACGGATTGTCTGAAGAAACAACCACTGGTGTTCATCGACTTCAGGAACGCGTGAAAAACGGAACGTTGCCCATGCCCGCGATTAATGTGAATGATTCTGTAACCAAATCAAAATTTGACAATAAGTATGGTTGTAAAGAATCTTTGGTGGATGCAATCCGTCGTTCCACCGATGTAATGCTTGCCGGAAAAGTAGCTATCGTTGCCGGATATGGCGATGTTGGGAAAGGATCCGCGGCATCTCTGCGTGGTGCCGGCGCAAGAGTCATCATAACAGAAATTGATCCTATTTGCGCGTTACAGGCCTCGATGGATGGATTCTCCGTTAAACGAATGGAAACTGCGATTCCTGAAGCGGACATTGTCGTGACGGCCACGGGGAATAAAGACATTATAGAAGGCAGCCATTTTGAAGCGATGAAGGATAAAACCATTGTTTGCAATATCGGGCATTTTGATAATGAAATTGATATCGCATGGCTGAATGAAAACCACGGCGACACCAAGGATACGATTAAGCCTCAAGTGGATAAATATACCATCAATGGAAAAGATGTGATTGTTTTGGCGGAAGGCCGTTTGGTTAACCTCGGCTGTGCTACCGGACATCCATCCTTTGTAATGAGCAATTCTTTTTCTAATCAAACATTGGCGCAAATTGAATTATGGACAAATCGTGAACAATATGGAAATGAAGTGTACGTGTTACCAAAACATTTGGATGAGAAAGTGGCAGCACTTCATTTGGATAAACTTGGAGTAGAACTGACGGAATTGAGAAAAGACCAAGCTGATTATATTGGCGTCCCTGAAAAAGGACCGTTCAAATCCGACGAATATCGGTATTAA
- a CDS encoding methionine adenosyltransferase has product MSSYLFTSESVTEGHPDKVCDAISDSILDTLLKQDPSSRVACETLVSRGLVVVTGEITTNGYAEVEHIVKDTLKEIGYTSNESGMHNEEAKILTFIHPQSNEISQGVDDYDGHEQGAGDQGLMFGYACTETKELMPMPIQIAHRLTEKLAEVRKNGTLPWLKPDGKSQVSIRYEDEKPVAIEQVVIAAQHKDMLEEFGDVKTELSFVNKEIIEHVIEPVLKKFNLPYQNSHIVNGTGRFVEGGPAADAGLTGRKIIVDTYGGYAPHGGGAFSGKDPSKVDRSGAYMARYIAKNVVAAGFAEKCEVQFSYGIGVAEPTSFYVRTFGTGTIPDEKLTKICSEVFPLKPGYIIEHLKLKAPRYLQTSAYGHFGREDDNFTWEKVDMVDELKSAVDERN; this is encoded by the coding sequence ATGAGTTCATATTTATTTACATCGGAATCTGTAACAGAAGGGCATCCTGATAAAGTATGTGATGCCATTTCGGATTCAATTTTAGATACACTTTTAAAGCAAGATCCATCTTCGCGAGTTGCATGCGAAACATTGGTCAGCAGAGGTCTTGTGGTTGTAACCGGTGAAATCACAACCAACGGTTACGCCGAAGTAGAGCACATTGTTAAAGATACGCTTAAAGAAATCGGATATACGTCGAATGAAAGTGGAATGCACAACGAAGAAGCAAAAATTTTGACATTTATCCATCCACAGAGTAATGAAATTTCTCAAGGCGTTGACGATTACGATGGGCATGAACAGGGCGCAGGTGATCAAGGTCTCATGTTTGGATATGCTTGTACAGAGACAAAAGAACTGATGCCCATGCCAATTCAGATTGCTCATAGATTAACTGAAAAATTGGCTGAGGTTCGGAAGAATGGTACACTACCTTGGCTGAAGCCGGATGGGAAATCGCAAGTATCTATCCGCTATGAAGATGAGAAACCTGTAGCAATTGAGCAAGTGGTGATTGCTGCTCAACACAAGGATATGTTAGAGGAATTTGGGGATGTAAAAACTGAGTTATCTTTTGTAAACAAAGAAATAATTGAGCATGTCATTGAGCCCGTTCTCAAAAAATTCAATCTGCCTTATCAGAATTCACATATTGTAAACGGAACCGGTCGATTCGTTGAAGGAGGACCTGCAGCTGATGCGGGATTAACCGGGCGGAAAATCATTGTTGATACTTATGGAGGTTACGCACCTCATGGTGGCGGTGCTTTCTCTGGAAAAGATCCATCGAAAGTGGATCGATCCGGCGCATATATGGCGAGATACATTGCAAAAAATGTCGTTGCTGCAGGATTTGCAGAGAAATGTGAAGTACAATTTTCTTATGGGATTGGTGTTGCGGAACCTACATCATTTTATGTGCGTACTTTTGGCACAGGAACCATTCCTGATGAAAAATTAACCAAGATTTGTTCAGAAGTTTTTCCGCTGAAACCGGGATACATTATTGAACATTTAAAACTTAAAGCACCACGCTATCTTCAAACATCAGCTTATGGGCATTTTGGTCGAGAAGATGACAACTTTACTTGGGAGAAAGTTGATATGGTAGATGAACTAAAATCGGCAGTGGACGAAAGGAATTAA
- the raiA gene encoding ribosome-associated translation inhibitor RaiA, whose translation MNIEFTARHFHAPDDVRNYAEEKVQKITTIFDRAINCQIILEHEHNEYSTELNLLMPQFKLNVKETSSNVSESIDRAVEKMLVRVKKAKGKMFSH comes from the coding sequence ATGAATATAGAATTCACGGCACGTCATTTCCATGCACCAGATGATGTTAGAAATTATGCAGAGGAAAAAGTGCAAAAAATTACAACAATATTTGATCGGGCAATTAATTGTCAGATAATTCTTGAGCATGAACATAATGAGTATTCTACAGAATTGAATCTCTTAATGCCCCAGTTCAAGTTAAATGTAAAAGAGACTTCGAGTAATGTTTCAGAGTCAATTGATAGGGCGGTTGAAAAAATGTTAGTGCGAGTTAAAAAAGCAAAAGGAAAAATGTTTTCGCATTGA